AAGCCTGGCGACGTGAAGAACGTGACCACCCCCCGCCCGACCCCGGCGCGCACTCCCAGCACTTCTGGCGCAGCACCGCTGATTACGCCCGTAGCCGCCCCACGCGATCTGCCCGACGGCTGGCGTCACCTCCAGGGCCGCATCACGGCGCCCAGTAATGTGCGGCTCCCCGCAGGCAGCAAGGCCCAAATCACCATTGAGGAGATGAACCGCCGGGGCCAAACCCTTTCGGTTTATCTCAAGGTCAACTTCGGGACCACCAGCCTGTCCACGCCTTACACCCTGCGCTACTCCACTTTCCGCCTCAACCCCCAGAACGTGTACGTGGTCAAGGCCAAGGTGTTCGACCGCAGCGGACGCACCCTGTATTACAGCAAACAGGCTTACCAGGTGCCCACCCAGCGGGCCGCCTCCATGAACATTCCGGTGGTTCGCTAAGACATGGCCTATAGGCACCCATGACCCGCCTGCACTTGCAGGGCCAGGAAACCCTGCCGGGTGCGCCTGCCCTGCTGACCGCGCTGCTGAGTGACCCAGAGGCTTTGGCACGTTGCGTCCCTGGGGTGCGGCGTACCGAGGAGTTGGGACCCCAGCAGGCCAAATTGTGGGTCAATGTAGTCTGGCAGGGCCGTGAAGCCGTGATTCCGCTGGAGCTGCAGGTCACAGGCCATGACCCTCCGGCCCTGCGCCTCAGCGGACAGGGTCTGGGACATCGCGCCACGTTGGGATTCTCTGTGCGGCTGGGAAACAGCGATGGCCCGCACACCCACTGCGAATGGAAGGCCGAGGGTCAGGTTACTGGTCCAGCGACTCTGCTTAGCCGCCGGGCCATTCAGGCTGGAGCCGAGCAATTGATCCGGCGGACCATTCGGAACCTCCGCAGTGAGCTGGAGCAGCGGGCGGGGTTGCTGGCGTAATACGGGGCAGACCAGCACATCCAGCCCCTATTAGCCTTCCGCGCCCAGCGAACGAGCAAAGCGGGCCAGGTCGGGCCACTTGGTCTGGCCCGCGTCCACGCTCAGGAGAAGCGCAGGCTTATGCAGTTCGGCTTTGACCCGTTCCAGGGCAGCCTGGGTCGCTACGTCACGTACCGGATAGGCCAGCACCAGCCCCGCCAGCGCACCTTTGCCTTCCAGCAGG
The sequence above is a segment of the Deinococcus radiophilus genome. Coding sequences within it:
- a CDS encoding YbaY family lipoprotein, which codes for MKRQVTLTALATLLAGAALAQNSSTTIGNVTITKPGDVKNVTTPRPTPARTPSTSGAAPLITPVAAPRDLPDGWRHLQGRITAPSNVRLPAGSKAQITIEEMNRRGQTLSVYLKVNFGTTSLSTPYTLRYSTFRLNPQNVYVVKAKVFDRSGRTLYYSKQAYQVPTQRAASMNIPVVR
- a CDS encoding CoxG family protein, with the translated sequence MTRLHLQGQETLPGAPALLTALLSDPEALARCVPGVRRTEELGPQQAKLWVNVVWQGREAVIPLELQVTGHDPPALRLSGQGLGHRATLGFSVRLGNSDGPHTHCEWKAEGQVTGPATLLSRRAIQAGAEQLIRRTIRNLRSELEQRAGLLA